In one window of Tenacibaculum mesophilum DNA:
- a CDS encoding UDP-N-acetylmuramate--L-alanine ligase produces MKIHFIAIGGSAMHNLAIALQQKGYQITGSDDTIHDPSKTRLANKGLLPNEFGWFPEKITADLDAVILGMHAKKDNPELLKAQELGVKIYSYPEFLYEQSKDKTRVVIGGSHGKTTITSMVLHVLNYHDREVDYMVGAQLDGFDTMVHLTEENEFIVLEGDEYLSSPIDMRPKFHLYKPNIALLSGIAWDHINVFPTFENYVEQFSIFTDSLTNGGIMVYNEEDAILKEVVESSNHPIKKYPYKTPDYFIDNGITYLETEEGDLPLEIFGEHNLQNLAGAKWICQHMGIDEDEFYEAIASFKGASKRLEKIAENSSTVVFKDFAHSPSKVAATTAAVKDQYSNRTLLACLELHTYSSLNAEFLSEYKGALDKADKAVVFYSPHAVKIKQLDEVSEEQIAKAFEQDDLIIYTNPQEFKDFLFSKNLENTALLLMSSGNYGGLDFDEVRDLVD; encoded by the coding sequence ATGAAAATTCACTTTATAGCTATCGGAGGTAGCGCAATGCATAACCTAGCAATCGCATTACAACAAAAAGGATACCAAATAACAGGAAGTGATGATACAATTCATGACCCGTCAAAAACTCGTTTAGCAAATAAAGGTTTATTACCGAATGAGTTTGGTTGGTTTCCAGAAAAAATAACCGCTGATTTAGATGCTGTAATTTTAGGAATGCACGCAAAAAAAGACAACCCAGAGTTATTAAAAGCGCAAGAACTTGGAGTGAAAATTTATTCATATCCAGAATTCTTATATGAGCAGTCTAAAGATAAAACTCGTGTGGTTATAGGTGGTTCTCATGGAAAAACAACAATTACTTCTATGGTTTTACATGTGTTGAATTATCATGATAGAGAAGTGGATTACATGGTAGGAGCTCAGCTAGATGGTTTTGATACAATGGTACATTTAACCGAAGAAAATGAATTTATTGTTTTGGAAGGTGATGAGTATTTAAGTTCTCCTATAGATATGCGCCCGAAGTTTCATTTGTACAAACCGAATATTGCATTGTTAAGTGGAATTGCTTGGGATCATATCAATGTGTTCCCAACGTTTGAAAACTATGTTGAACAGTTTTCAATTTTTACAGATTCTTTAACGAATGGTGGAATTATGGTGTATAATGAGGAAGATGCGATTTTAAAAGAAGTTGTAGAAAGTTCTAATCACCCGATAAAAAAATATCCTTATAAAACCCCAGATTATTTTATTGATAATGGAATTACTTATTTGGAAACTGAAGAAGGAGATTTACCGTTAGAAATTTTTGGAGAACATAACTTACAAAATTTGGCAGGAGCAAAGTGGATTTGTCAACACATGGGAATTGATGAAGATGAGTTTTATGAAGCGATAGCAAGCTTTAAAGGTGCAAGTAAACGTTTGGAAAAGATTGCTGAAAATTCTTCAACAGTTGTGTTTAAAGATTTTGCACATTCACCATCTAAAGTAGCGGCTACGACAGCAGCGGTTAAAGATCAATACTCAAATAGAACTTTGTTAGCATGTTTAGAGTTGCATACTTATTCGAGCTTAAATGCTGAGTTTTTATCGGAGTATAAAGGAGCTTTAGATAAAGCAGACAAAGCAGTAGTATTTTATTCTCCCCATGCTGTAAAAATTAAACAGTTAGATGAAGTTTCTGAAGAACAAATAGCTAAAGCGTTTGAACAAGATGATTTGATTATATATACGAATCCACAAGAGTTTAAAGACTTCTTATTTAGTAAAAATCTTGAAAATACTGCTTTGTTACTAATGAGTTCTGGTAATTATGGCGGTTTAGACTTTGATGAGGTTAGGGATTTGGTTGATTAA
- a CDS encoding nucleotidyltransferase domain-containing protein, with product MNYKETLLFVAKCLTITHERDNCKLVEEKIKNNTVDWNTIVKVSTAQYVFPALYCNLKRADFLHYLPTDLVEYMQHITGLNRKRNEHIIAEAKEINELLLSNNITPIFLKGTGNLLEGLYEDIAERMVGDIDFLVNPKSFHSTVNLLKKNGYIEKTPHYIDNTVLNRHYPKITKKGKIAAIEVHYKMISNEKGFDFNFIEKSVNKLANKTTVLSYGNQVLLTSFNKQVNDKGQWTKTISLRNSYDLYRLSKKTSVKTVLNNFDHSESSYLKNFLAATNYIFNSPQSLEYNKTHKSEKYIKKVIFFMNTPKKSTHNKRKWELYFLYKHRFSIILKSFYVKEYRKYLFDKFFNQPNP from the coding sequence ATGAATTATAAAGAAACCCTTTTATTTGTTGCAAAATGTTTAACAATCACTCATGAAAGAGACAATTGTAAACTGGTTGAAGAAAAAATAAAAAATAATACGGTTGATTGGAACACTATAGTTAAAGTAAGTACAGCTCAATATGTGTTTCCTGCTTTATATTGTAATTTAAAACGAGCTGACTTCTTACACTATTTACCAACTGATTTAGTAGAGTACATGCAACACATTACTGGTCTAAACAGAAAACGAAATGAACATATTATAGCTGAAGCTAAAGAAATCAACGAGCTTTTGCTCTCAAATAATATCACTCCTATTTTTTTAAAAGGAACTGGTAATTTACTTGAAGGGTTATATGAAGATATTGCTGAACGTATGGTGGGAGATATTGATTTTTTGGTAAACCCTAAAAGCTTTCACTCCACTGTCAACCTTCTTAAAAAAAACGGATATATAGAAAAAACTCCCCACTATATAGATAATACAGTCTTAAATAGACACTATCCAAAAATAACTAAGAAAGGTAAAATTGCTGCAATTGAAGTTCATTACAAAATGATTTCTAATGAGAAAGGGTTTGACTTTAATTTTATTGAAAAAAGTGTAAATAAACTAGCTAATAAGACCACCGTTCTTTCTTATGGGAACCAAGTTCTCTTAACTAGTTTTAACAAGCAAGTCAACGACAAGGGACAATGGACTAAAACTATCTCTTTAAGAAACTCTTATGACCTTTATAGGTTATCTAAAAAAACCTCTGTAAAAACCGTTTTAAACAATTTTGATCATTCAGAGTCCAGTTATTTAAAAAACTTTCTCGCAGCTACTAACTACATATTTAACTCTCCTCAATCATTAGAATATAACAAAACTCATAAATCTGAGAAATACATCAAAAAAGTGATTTTCTTTATGAATACCCCTAAAAAAAGCACTCATAATAAAAGAAAATGGGAATTATACTTTTTATACAAACACCGTTTTTCTATTATTTTAAAGTCTTTTTATGTAAAAGAATATAGGAAATATCTGTTTGATAAATTTTTTAATCAACCAAATCCCTAA
- a CDS encoding phosphoenolpyruvate carboxykinase (ATP) — MINKIIKRNIDNKSIVWFQDNNEYLVVDPLVAEILSLLDQNVDKQEITTQITKQVDITYKEALSLVIDIETLLISSKETNNKSKVHPVVKPTSFASIKYYKIKDIILEVKYASDIETSLIHPKFAHLETEETKNINHKFEIFSNDNSISLSVDDIVIDTWSLREVHYFQGKFSMELVQKIYKKNEDEWIGVFHASAVSNNNNSILFLGDSGNGKSTSLALLQANGFTCLADDFVPVDNSLNVHSFPSAISIKKNSLKTLLPIYPELKTSAEYHFKRLNKIVRYLPTNNHDYSLKLPCKALIFIKYQKNSGLIIDKISNITAFEQLVPDSWLSPISQNAGLFLDWFEKLPCYQLTYSDNQKMITTVKNIFADEL, encoded by the coding sequence ATGATAAATAAAATAATTAAACGAAATATAGATAATAAAAGTATTGTTTGGTTTCAAGATAACAATGAATATCTTGTTGTAGATCCTCTTGTGGCTGAAATACTCTCTCTTTTAGATCAAAACGTTGATAAGCAAGAGATAACTACTCAGATTACTAAGCAAGTTGATATTACTTATAAAGAAGCGCTCAGTTTAGTTATAGATATTGAGACTTTACTTATCTCTTCAAAAGAAACTAACAATAAAAGCAAAGTTCATCCTGTAGTTAAACCAACATCTTTTGCTTCAATAAAATATTATAAAATAAAGGATATAATTTTAGAGGTAAAATATGCTTCTGACATAGAAACTTCTCTAATTCATCCTAAGTTTGCTCATTTAGAAACTGAAGAAACTAAAAATATCAATCATAAATTTGAAATCTTTAGTAATGACAATAGCATTTCTCTTTCCGTAGATGATATTGTTATTGATACTTGGAGCTTGAGAGAAGTACATTATTTTCAGGGCAAATTTTCTATGGAATTAGTACAAAAAATCTATAAAAAAAATGAAGATGAATGGATAGGTGTTTTTCATGCTTCAGCAGTTAGCAATAACAATAATTCTATTTTATTTTTAGGAGACTCTGGAAATGGAAAAAGTACATCTTTAGCATTATTACAAGCCAATGGTTTTACTTGTTTAGCCGATGATTTTGTACCTGTTGACAACTCTTTAAATGTACACAGTTTTCCTTCTGCTATATCTATCAAGAAGAATAGTCTAAAAACCTTACTTCCAATATACCCTGAGTTAAAAACATCTGCCGAATATCATTTTAAAAGACTAAATAAAATTGTTCGTTATCTGCCTACAAATAATCATGATTACTCTTTAAAGTTACCTTGCAAAGCTTTAATTTTTATTAAGTATCAAAAAAACAGTGGTTTAATCATTGATAAAATTTCAAATATTACAGCCTTTGAACAGTTAGTTCCTGATTCTTGGTTGTCTCCAATATCTCAAAATGCAGGGCTTTTCTTGGATTGGTTTGAAAAGCTACCATGCTATCAATTAACCTATTCTGATAATCAAAAAATGATTACTACTGTCAAAAACATCTTTGCTGATGAATTATAA